Within Xanthomonas theicola, the genomic segment CTTTGAGGGAGGCGGCACCATGCATCACGCTCGGCAACATGCCCAGACCCGCACCCACGAACGCCGCCGCCGGCTGGCCCACGAAGCCGCTCGGCTGATGGCCGAGGGCGGCATCAGCGACTTCCACCAGGCCAAGCTGAAAGCGGCCGACCGGCTCGGTATCCACGACGATGCCTCGCTGCCGCGCAACCGCGAGATCGAGGACGCGCTGCGCGAGCATCGGCGCCTGTTCGCCGGTCCCGATCACGCCGGCAGGCTGCGCCTACGGCGCGAGGCGGCGCTGCGCGCGATGGACTTCCTGCGTGGGTTCGCACCGCGCCTGGTCGGCGCGGTGCACGACGGCACCGCCGATGCCAACAGCCCGGTGCAACTGCACCTGCACAGCGACGACGCAGAAGCGGTGGCGCGCTTTCTGGAAGAACACCGGATCCCGGCCGAATCGCGCACGCGCCGGCTACGCCTGGACCGCGAACGCAGCGAGGGCTTCCCGGTGTGGCTGTTCGCCGCCGAGGAGCTGACCTTCGACCTGACCGTGCTGCCCTACGATGCGCTGCGCCAGGCGCCGCTGTCGCAGGTCGACGAAAAGCCGATGCGGCGCGCCTCGGAAAGCCAGCTGCGGCAGCTGCTGGCCGAGCAGGACATCGCCGGCTACCGGCAGCACCGCTGAGCGTCCTCGCGCACGGGTTCTACCCTGTTATCACGGACACTGACGAGAAGGCCGATGCGGCCGATGAGGAGTGTTCATGTCGAAGCGAAGAAAGTTCAGTGTGGAGTTCAAGCGTGGTGCGCTTGAACAAGCTAGCCAGCCGGGCGTCAGTTGTGCACAGGTGGCTCGGGAGCTGGGTATCCGTGACAACCTGTTGACCCGCTGGAAGCGTGAGGCCACAAGCCGAGGCAACGGTGCCTTTGCTGGCGCGGGCACACCACGCGATGAGGAGCTGGTGCGTCTGAAGCGTGAACTGGCGCGGGTGAAGAAGGAACGGGATTTTTTGCGCGAAGCGGCGACGTTCTTTGCCAAGGGATCATCCTGAGGTATCAGGTGATCGAACGTTGCCGCCATGCGTTTCCGATCCGGCTGATATGCCGTTGCCTGCGGGTGTCGGCCAGTGGTTATTACGGTTGGAGCCGGCGCTTGCCGAGTGCCCGCCAGCGCGAGAACGAGCGCCTATCATGCCGCATCCGTGAACTGCACGAGGATAGCCGGTGCACGCTAGGTGCTGGTCGAATGCACGAAGACCTGGCCGATGAAGGCCAGCGGGTCGGCTTGAACCGTGTGGCTCGGTTGATGGCCGTTGATGGCTTGCAAGGTTGGCCCCGCCCGAAGCGTCGGGGGATGCGAGCCCGGCCGGCACTCACTCCGCCGGGCGTGCGCAACCGGCTGGAACGGGACTTCACCGCTCTGGAGCCGGATAGCAAATGGGTCACCGACATCACCGAGATCAAGACCGGGGAAGGCAAGCTCTATCTATGCGTTGTCTTGGACCTGTTCGACCATCGGGTGGTGGGCTGGTCCATGCATCATCGGCAAGATCGGCAGATGGTGATCCGGGCCGTGCAGACGGCTGTATGGCAGCGACAGGGCGACGAACCGGTGATCTTGCATTCGGATAGAGGCAGTCAGTTTCGAAGCGGTGACTATCAGACGTATTTGCTGACCAACACCCTGGTGTGCTCGATGAGCGCCGTGGGTCACTGCGCAGACAACGCCGCATGCGAGGGCTTCTTTGGCCTGCTCAAGCGCGAACGGATCTACCGCATGACCTATCCGACACTCGATGCGGCAAGAGCCGATGTGTTCCAATACATCGAGCGGCGCCACAACCCAAGGATGCGGCGAAGGATTGACAGAGAGGATTTGAAGTTTTCCACCCTTTCACAACCGGCCGTGATTTCGGGGTAGAACCCGATCCACGGTCCGTGGCTTGGTACGCTTGCGCGCCTGCTCCAGAATGGGGCGGATCTGCTCGAACCGCTCCCGGCTCATGTCACTCGGATACGTCTTTGTGCGCATCCGCAGAGTTTGCACTACCCGGGAAAGATTGTGAACAGGTTCTAACAAGTGGTCGGGGAGA encodes:
- a CDS encoding IS3 family transposase (programmed frameshift), whose product is MSKRRKFSVEFKRGALEQASQPGVSCAQVARELGIRDNLLTRWKREATSRGNGAFAGAGTPRDEELVRLKRELARVKKERGFFARSGDVLCQGIILRYQVIERCRHAFPIRLICRCLRVSASGYYGWSRRLPSARQRENERLSCRIRELHEDSRCTLGAGRMHEDLADEGQRVGLNRVARLMAVDGLQGWPRPKRRGMRARPALTPPGVRNRLERDFTALEPDSKWVTDITEIKTGEGKLYLCVVLDLFDHRVVGWSMHHRQDRQMVIRAVQTAVWQRQGDEPVILHSDRGSQFRSGDYQTYLLTNTLVCSMSAVGHCADNAACEGFFGLLKRERIYRMTYPTLDAARADVFQYIERRHNPRMRRRIDREDLKFSTLSQPAVISG